One Fundulus heteroclitus isolate FHET01 chromosome 1, MU-UCD_Fhet_4.1, whole genome shotgun sequence genomic window carries:
- the usp19 gene encoding ubiquitin carboxyl-terminal hydrolase 19 isoform X3 codes for MASSGGGGVAGSEAVGRRSGHQQRGGSGRENGSEQTASTSKKKQKDKANQESREAKRAAAAASAAVDGVLAEVKKDVFVDWKQNVNEVTVRLRCGEGVQKMEDINTIFTDTHCNVSFPDGRQWNCQLQEEIEASCSKAQYKEKGGFLHLIMHKKIPFHIWPSLKSNKKEKDVARPGTTNDTKPTMKSSEKPKFSSEPPQLQPRPPRSPAHSEQSRSSGKAERAFKRCFKNKPSDKASAESEQGKKGSDDGSGISNMPGAAPTGQQPSQEHSTIDTTTQLSKTSKETDREPASAKSATANGKTPTPHPSSGRGPPSHRKDDNREQRLGGTLDSGQLRVAPADRAEVDEKRSQSSDVSETTEPVTASQPAAPEIPSCFLNPANPNKNLDSSPQKLRNRTDSEPQGKPVEHESQRDTAISQQLGITETLPVLAAGVASRQSQPASPAQKPGSSDGEEKRDQSKEEPTLEMMQQEAPEPMVNLQLVKNDSYEKGTDLMVVNVYMKGICRDTARVIFREQDFTLLFQTSDANFLRLHSDCGPNTVFKWQVKLRNLIQPELCSYSFTPSRLDIILKKRHSQRWGGLEAPATQVGGAKVAVPSSPACMDKSQPGNSQHSLPAKEESPRVGEEPTKAPKGSPRGVEDGGLDTVAPRSVSEHVNITKAEPTVTTPQPKPTCMVQPMTHAPPAANERHEEEEEKKVCLPGFTGLVNLGNTCFMNSVIQSLSNTRELRDYFHDRAFEAEINCSNPLGTGGRLAIGFAVLLRALWKGTHHAFQPSKLKAIVASKASQFTGYAQHDAQEFMAFLLDGLHEDLNRIQNKPYTETVDSDGRLDEVVAEEAWQRHKMRNDSFIVDLFQGQFKSKLVCPTCSKVSITFDPFLYLPVPLPQKQKVLSVFYFAKEPHKKPIKFLVSVSKDNSSTAEVLDSISRSVRVKSENLRLAEVAKNRFQRIFLPSHSLDTVSPSDMLFCFEVLSKDLAKERVVLLRVQQKLQVPNIPISKCAACLKPPVSEEDKLKRCTRCYRVGYCNQHCQRTHWPNHKSLCRPNSENVGLPFLVSVPESRLSYARLAQLLEGYSRFSVNVFQPPFQSGRTSPESCQSRLDVPPMAVGCPEGLGSGDEAIGGSSTVEAGDADLDSPSLPPELQGEYARASAIHSEASDSLLSSQTSLSTTRTKDSGFSESISSTFCCSLDPQAEKETSCEKAVRPEAAVTGYQQPNEAASGHASQFYIGLLDSNNKEQRLDEKEDALADLQDDATLELVWKNNERLKEYVLVSSKELEYEEDPSSLSETARAGHFTLEQCLNLFTKPEVLAPEEAWYCPKCQQHREASKQLLLWRLPNVLIIQLKRFSFRSFIWRDKINDMVDFPVRNLDLSKFCIGQKDEMQQPPIYDLYAVINHYGGMIGGHYTAYARLPSDKNSQRSDVGWRLFDDSTVTMVEESQVVTRYAYVLFYRRRNSPVERPPRFPSPVGAESPSAAGAAASQASLIWRELEEEDEGLDEGPRRLFRSALRSRQAQRNRAEDDRTADSVRRRRRQKMSDYPDEDCVRYFVLGTLAAVIALFVNLLYPLLYKIKWT; via the exons ATGGCCAGCAGTGGAGGCGGCGGAGTTGCTGGTAGTGAGGCGGTGGGGCGTCGCAGTGGGCATCAGCAAAGAGGCGGCAGCGGGAGGGAAAATGGCTCAGAGCAGACTGCCAGCACCAGtaagaagaaacaaaaggacaaggCCAACCAGGAGAGCAGAGAGGCCAAGagggctgcagcagcagccagtgCAGCAGTGGATGGGGTCCTAGCAGAAGTCAAGAAAG ATGTGTTTGTGGACTGGAAGCAGAACGTCAATGAAGTGACTGTCAGACTGCGCTGTGGCGAGGGCGTACAGAAGATGGAGGACATCAACACCATTTTTACGGACACACACTGCAATGTGTCCTTCCCAG ATGGACGGCAGTGGAACTGTCAGTTGCAGGAGGAAATTGAGGCCTCGTGTAGTAAAGCACAGTACAAGGAAAAAGGTGGATTTCTGCATCTCATTATGCACAAGAAgattccttttcacatttggcCTTCCCTAAAG TCAAACAAGAAGGAAAAGGATGTGGCCCGTCCAGGTACCACAAATGACACAAAACCTACCATGAAGTCATcagaaaaacccaaattttcTTCAGAACCCCCACAACTACAGCCCCGGCCTCCCAGATCACCTGCACACAGTGAACAAAGTCGCAGCAGTGGCAAGGCTGAGCGGGCTTTTAAGCGCTGCTTCAAGAACAAACCGAGTGATAAGGCCTCTGCAGAGTCCGAACAGGGGAAAAAGGGTTCTGACGACGGCTCGGGCATCAGCAACATGCCTGGGGCAGCCCCAACAGGCCAGCAGCCATCTCAGGAACACAGTACCATAGATACTACTACACAGCTGTCCAAGACAAGCAAAGAAACAGACAGGGAGCCAGCCTCTGCGAAATCTGCCACAGCAAACGGTaaaacccccaccccccacccaagCTCTGGGCGGGGCCCCCCTTCACACAGAAAGGATGACAACCGAGAACAGAGGCTAGGAGGAACACTTGACTCTGGACAGCTCAGGGTGGCCCCTGCCGACAGAGCTGAG GTGGATGAGAAGAGAAGCCAGTCATCAGATGTGTCTGAAACAACAGAACCTGTGActgccagccagccagcagctCCTGAAATCCCCAGTTGCTTCCTGAACCCAGCTAACCCCAACAAGAACCTGGATTCCTCTCCCCAAAAGCTGAGAAACAGGACAGACTCTGAGCCGCAGGGAAAACCTGTTGAGCATGAATCACAGCGGGACACGGCGATATCCCAGCAGCTTGGTATAACCGAGACTCTGCCAGTACTGGCTGCCGGCGTGGCTAGCAGGCAGAGCCAACCAGCAAGTCCAGCTCAGAAGCCGGGCAGCAGTGACGGAGAGGAGAAACGGGACCAGTCGAAGGAAGAGCCCACTCTGGAGATGATGCAACAGGAAG CCCCAGAGCCGATGGTTAACCTGCAGTTGGTGAAAAATGACTCGTACGAGAAGGGCACAGATCTGATGGTGGTTAACGTCTACATGAAGGGAATCTGCCGGGACACGGCCAGGGTCATCTTCAGAGAGCAGGACTTCACCCTCCTCTTCCAGACGAG TGACGCAAACTTTCTACGGCTTCATTCAGACTGTGGTCCAAACACGGTCTTCAAGTGGCAAGTTAAACTCAG GAATCTGATCCAGCCTGAGCTGTGCAGCTACTCCTTCACCCCATCCCGTCTGGACATCATCCTGAAGAAGAGACACAGCCAGCGCTGGGGCGGTCTGGAGGCCCCGGCCACACAAG TGGGTGGTGCCAAGGTGGCTGTGCCCTCCAGCCCTGCATGCATGGACAAAAGCCAGCCAGGCAACAGTCAGCACAGCCTCCCTGCCAAGGAGGAGTCTCCAAGGGTTGGAGAGGAACCAACCAAGGCTCCTAAGGGCTCTCCTAGAGGAGTGGAGGACGGTGGTCTGGATACTGTTGCTCCTCGCTCTGTCTCTGAGCATGTTAACATCACTAAGGCAGAGCCCACAGTCACCACG CCTCAGCCCAAGCCGACTTGCATGGTGCAGCCCATGACGCATGCACCTCCTGCCGCTAACGAGCGCCacgaggaagaggaagagaagaaGGTGTGCCTGCCTGGTTTCACAGGATTGGTTAACCTTGGCAACACCTGCTTCATGAACAGTGTCATTCAGTCCCTGTCCAACACCAGAGAACTCAGGGATTACTTTCATG ACCGAGCATTTGAAGCAGAAATCAACTGCAGTAATCCTCTGGGCACGGGAGGCAGACTGGCCATTGGCTTTGCTGTTCTTCTTCGGGCTCTTTGGAAAGGGACTCATCATGCCTTCCAACCTTCAAAATTAAAG GCGATTGTGGCCAGTAAAGCCAGTCAGTTCACAGGTTACGCTCAGCATGACGCACAGGAGTTCATGGCATTCCTTTTGGATGGACTCCATGAGGACTTGAACCGGATCCAGAATAAACCCTACACAGAGACGGTCGACTCTGATGGACGACTTGATGAG GTGGTGGCAGAGGAGGCATGGCAGAGGCACAAGATGAGAAATGACTCGTTTATCGTGGACCTTTTCCAAGGCCAATTTAAATCTAAGCTAGTTTGCCCCACGTGCTCTAAG GTCTCCATCACCTTTGATCCCTTCCTCTACCTCCCCGTCCCGTTGccacagaaacaaaaagttCTCTCCGTTTTCTACTTTGCTAAGGAGCCACACAAAAAACCAATCAAG TTTTTGGTTAGTGTGAGCAAGGACAACTCCAGCACTGCAGAGGTCCTGGACTCCATCTCCAGGAGTGTGAGGGTCAAATCTGAgaacctcagactggcagag GTGGCGAAAAATCGCTTTCAGCGGATATTCCTGCCATCCCATTCTCTAGACACAGTGTCTCCTTCTGACATGTTGTTCTGCTTTGAGGTGCTTTCCAAAGATCTAGCCAAAGAAAGAGTTGTATTGCTTAGAGTTCAGCAG AAACTCCAGGTGCCCAACATCCCCATCTCAAAGTGCGCTGCCTGCCTAAAACCACCAGTTTCTGAAGAAGACAAGCTGAAGCGGTGTACTCGCTGCTATCGAGTGGGCTACTGCAATCA ACACTGTCAAAGGACCCACTGGCCCAATCACAAGAGTCTGTGTCGCCCAAACTCTGAGAACGTAGGCCTGCCCTTCCTTGTTAGTGTGCCAGAGTCTCGGCTCTCCTACGCTCGCCTCGCCCAGCTGCTAGAGGGCTACTCAAG GTTTTCTGTAAATGTGTTCCAGCCCCCTTTCCAGTCAGGCAGAACATCTCCTGAATCATGCCAGTCTCGGTTAGATGTGCCACCAATGGCGGTCGGATGTCCTGAGGGTCTGGGATCTGGGGATGAGGCCATAGGGGGCAGCAGTACTGTAGAAGCAGGCGATGCGGACTTGGACAGCCCCTCTCTCCCCCCTGAGCTCCAGGGAGAATATGCTCGTGCGTCAGCGATCCATTCCGAGGCGTCAGATTCCCTCTTATCCTCCCAAACGTCTCTCTCCACCACACGGACTAAAGATTCAGGATTCTCCGAGTCCATCTCCTCCActttctgctgctctctggaccCTCAGGCTGAAAAAGAGACATCCTGTGAGAAAGCGGTGCGACCagaag CTGCAGTGACAGGGTATCAGCAACCCAATGAGGCAGCATCGGGTCATGCTAGTCAGTTCTACATAGGTCTGCTGGACTCTAACAACAAGGAGCAAAGGCTGGATGAGAAAG AGGACGCTCTAGCAGACCTTCAAGACGATGCAACCTTGGAGCTGGTGTGGAAAAACAACGAGCGTCTAAAGGAATATGTGCTGGTCAGCTCTAAGGAGCTGGAGTATGAGGAGGACCCCAGCTCTCTGAGTGAGACGGCCAGAGCGGGACACTTCACCCTGGAGCAGTGCCTGAATCTCTTCACCAAGCCAGAGGTGCTGGCCCCAGAGGAGGCCTG GTACTGTCCAAAGTGCCAGCAGCACCGAGAGGCATCCAAGCAGCTTCTGCTGTGGCGTCTGCCAAACGTCTTGATCATCCAGCTCAAACGTTTCTCCTTCAGAAGCTTCATTTGGAGAGACAAGATCAACGACATGGTCGACTTTCCTGTCAG GAATCTAGATCTGAGCAAGTTCTGCATTGGCCAGAAGGACGAGATGCAACAGCCTCCCATCTATGACCTCTATGCAGTCATCAACCACTATGGAGGAATGATAGGAGGCCACTATACAGCTTATGCTCGCCTGCCAAGTGACAAGAACAGTCAGCGCAGTGATGTTG GGTGGCGTTTGTTCGACGACAGCACTGTGACGATGGTGGAGGAGAGTCAGGTGGTGACGCGCTACGCCTACGTCCTGTTCTACCGGCGCAGGAATTCCCCCGTGGAGAGGCCGCCACGCTTCCCCTCTCCTGTCGGAGCGGAGTCGCCCAGCGCCGCCGGAGCCGCTGCCAGCCAG GCCTCTCTAATATGGCGGGAATtggaggaggaagacgaggGGCTTGATGAAGGGCCTCGCAGACTGTTCCGCTCTGCGCTGCGGAGTCGACAAGCACAGAGGAACAGAGCTGAGGATGACCGAACAGCCGACTCTGTGCGCCGCCGCCGCAGGCAGAAGATGTCGGACTATCCTGACGAAGACTGCGTGCGATATTTTGTTTTGGGCACACTTGCTGCAGTGATCGCTCTCTTTGTTAACTTGCTTTATCCCTtgctttacaaaatcaaatggACCTGA